From one Plectropomus leopardus isolate mb chromosome 8, YSFRI_Pleo_2.0, whole genome shotgun sequence genomic stretch:
- the htr6 gene encoding 5-hydroxytryptamine receptor 6, producing the protein MADSHLSGSVGSYNNSSPTTSAWNITGSGPWLLAFMLTVIILMTVCGNMLLIAVVFAHRSLRCTSNCFLVSLFLSDLMVALVVMPPAMLNVLCGAWVLWPAFCPIWLCFDIMCCSASILNLCVISLDRYLFIISPLRYKQRMTPPRALLLVGAAWGLAALASFLPIEMKWHSLGHWSRHLSGPGVSSNNISSYSTSGGLSLQCRLRVTLPFALVASVLTFFLPSSAICFTYCRILLAARRQAKRVAALSHPPHPHHSLGEPSRPPSPGVAAGQQDGDDCSHQEPPVSQNVPPSVNSERGLAHRQGRRALKASLTLGVLLGLFFSAWLPFFITNMAQAVCECVPLALFDAITWLGYCNSTMNPIIYPLFMRDFKRALGKLLPCCSSQSPRRPSPALSLSLRNSGEPNIASSPPSPLASDPTHPPATATDAVNLLDAEHAGIELPLLLPNQVDTLD; encoded by the exons ATGGCTGACTCTCACTTGTCTGGCTCCGTAGGAAGCTACAACAACAGCTCTCCCACCACCAGCGCATGGAACATCACAGGCAGCGGCCCCTGGTTGTTAGCCTTCATGCTGACAGTCATCATCCTCATGACAGTCTGCGGCAACATGTTGCTCATCGCTGTGGTGTTTGCCCATCGCTCTTTGCGTTGCACCTCAAACTGTTTCCTGGTGTCTCTGTTCCTGTCTGACCTCATGGTAGCACTGGTGGTCATGCCCCCAGCCATGCTCAACGTTCTGTGCGGGGCTTGGGTGCTGTGGCCGGCCTTTTGCCCGATCTGGCTCTGCTTTGACATCATGTGCTGCAGCGCATCCATCCTCAACCTGTGTGTGATCAGCCTGGACCGCTACCTCTTCATCATCTCGCCGCTGCGCTACAAGCAGAGGATGACCCCACCTAGGGCATTGCTTCTGGTGGGAGCTGCTTGGGGTTTGGCAGCATTGGCCTCTTTCCTGCCCATTGAGATGAAATGGCACAGCTTAGGCCATTGGAGCAGACACTTATCAGGTCCAGGGGTCAGCAGTAACAACATCAGCTCCTACTCGACATCAGGAGGCCTTTCCCTTCAGTGCCGCCTGCGGGTCACACTTCCTTTCGCCCTGGTGGCATCTGTACTCACCTTCTTTTTGCCCTCCAGTGCTATTTGCTTCACCTACTGTCGGATCCTCCTGGCAGCGCGGAGGCAGGCGAAAAGGGTCGCAGCGCTGAGTCATCCACCACACCCACATCATTCTCTGGGGGAACCGTCCAGACCTCCTTCACCTGGAGTTGCAGCAGGGCAGCAGGACGGAGATGACTGCAGTCACCAAGAACCTCCTGTGTCACAAAATGTACCA CCATCAGTGAACAGTGAGCGTGGTCTGGCTCACAGGCAGGGTCGGAGGGCACTGAAGGCCAGTCTGACACTGGGAGTCCTCCTGGGACTATTCTTCAGTGCTTGGCTCCCCTTTTTCATCACCAACATGGCTCAG GCAGTGTGCGAGTGCGTCCCCCTTGCGCTCTTCGATGCCATCACCTGGCTGGGGTACTGCAACAGCACAATGAACCCCATCATCTATCCGCTGTTCATGAGAGACTTCAAGCGAGCTCTGGGGAAGCTCTTGCCCTGCTGTTCCTCACAGTCACCCAGAAGACCCTCACCAgcgctctcgctctctctgcgCAACTCAGGAGAGCCTAACATCGCCAGCAGCCCCCCTTCTCCCCTTGCCTCTGACCCCACACACCCGCCTGCCACCGCCACAGACGCCGTCAACCTGCTGGATGCTGAGCACGCTGGCATCGAGTTGCCTCTGCTTCTGCCCAATCAGGTCGATACCCTGGATTGA
- the micos10 gene encoding MICOS complex subunit MIC10: MFSMSEKELGKKWDRCLADGAIKLGTGLGLGIVFSVLFFKRHAWPISFGSGTGLGMAYANCQNDLRSHYMLHRSEKEQ, encoded by the exons ATGTTCAGCATGTCTGAAAAGGAGCTGGGGAAAAAGTGGGACCGGTGCCTGGCAGACGGTGCCATTAAACTCG GCACTGGGCTGGGGTTAGGAATCgtcttttctgttctgttcttcAAAC GGCACGCTTGGCCAATTTCATTCGGCTCAGGGACGGGACTTGGCATGGCGTACGCAAACTGTCAGAACGACCTGAGATCACATTACATGCTACACAGAAGTGAAAAG gAGCAATAG